The Dreissena polymorpha isolate Duluth1 chromosome 10, UMN_Dpol_1.0, whole genome shotgun sequence genome includes a region encoding these proteins:
- the LOC127847356 gene encoding heat shock 70 kDa protein 12A-like has translation MAQVAFDFGIKHTKYAYSLTSIRRNMFESRFKDVLDDGRNFVSTKTFSSILIDDKGQFHSFGLKAEYHFASLERENELNGFKLFRRFPNTLQIMKHISRKSTIKDVSGKDHEALPIFVMAIQALKKYLMDDIQDRTTNSREHDIRYVITLPAIWDVGANQFMREAAIQVELSISLSTNK, from the exons ATGGCCCAGGTTGCTTTTGACTTTGGTATCAAGCACACGAAATATGCGTACTCACTTACTTCCATCAGAAGAAACATGTTTGAAAGTCGTTTTAAAGACGTGCTCGATGATGGTAGGAATTTTGTTTCAACGAAAACATTCTCAAGCATTCTAATCGATGACAAAGGGCAGTTTCATTCATTCGGATTAAAAGCAGAATATCATTTTGCTTCATTAGAACGAGAAAATGAGCTCAACGGCTTTAAACTTTTTAGACGATTTCCGAATACCTTGCAGATTATGAAG CATATATCCCGGAAGTCAACAATCAAAGACGTCAGCGGAAAGGATCATGAAGCCTTGCCAATATTTGTTATGGCAATACAAGCCTTGAAAAAATACCTCATGGACGATATTCAAGATCGAACAACTAACAGTCGCGAACATGATATCCGGTACGTCATCACTTTACCTGCCATATGGGATGTTGGTGCCAATCAGTTCATGAGAGAGGCGGCTATTCAg GTGGAACTGTCGATATCTCTGTCTACGAACAAATGA